The following DNA comes from Rosa rugosa chromosome 5, drRosRugo1.1, whole genome shotgun sequence.
TTTTCCACTATTCGAAAGTCCACCGTTATCAATCCGGGTTCGTGGTGTTCGCTTTCAGATGGTCCCGTATGTAAATATAATACTACCTTGCGTGAAACTCGAATTGGATGGAACTTCCATTGAAAAACAAAACTCGTAGTGGTAGAAAATGgacaaacaagaaaaaaagagctAGTGTCAGGTACCAACATACATTGCCGGATTGCCCTATTCCaatcgagaaaaaaaaaaaaaaaaaaacatcaaaacAAGTCTTGGATTCATGATTGTGATCTTGATATTGAGGTGGTGCAGTTCCAAACTGTGTGGTTCGATGAATCGACGTGAAACCCATGTGGATTTGATGGCCTGATGGAGACATAAATACTAGGTGATATTGCTATCCCTCGATCTCTCTCCATCTCTTCCCCATAATAGATTTTGTGAAATTATAAAATATGACGGCACCGTCACATAACAACTATAAATCTGCCCCAGAGCACCCAccttctaataaattttggttATATTGCTTTGTCAAAACTGATATTTAGTTTGATTTCAGATCATGTAATAATAACCAATGTCATATAAAAGACTCGAAATCATGAAAATTTTGTACGAGTAACATTATTCATATACAATTAGGTGTGCTTGCGTATGCTAACCCTGGTTAAACTAACCCAGATAGCTTTTCAAATACTATATATACAAATCACCCCACATTAGATCTCCAAGACAAATTTCCATTTCTAGGCAATTCTACCAAGCTTTTCTCGATTGATTATCACCCCAGAAACACTTCAAATAGTTATGAAACTCTTCATAATAGCCAACCTCTCCATCCTACTTTTTTGGTTTGGAGCTTCTAccctcactctcactctcctcTCATTCTTCTTCTATGTCTTCCTCTTCGTCCTAAACCACTACCTCGTCCCTGGAGGCTCTGCATGGTCAGGTTACCGCCATGCATTGAAACTCCGGGGACCAGTGGGGTGGCCTGTATTGGGTTCCATATCCGACCAAATGAGCGCTCTTGCTCATCGTAAACTGGCCGGCATGGCAGCTTCGCTGGATGCAAAGAGACTCATGGTGTACAGTCTAGGAACCAGGACACGTGTCATCATTAGCAGCCACCCGGAGACTGCTAAGCAAATCCTAGGAGGGTCTTCCTTTTCCGACCGTCCTATTAAGCAATCCGCTCGAGCACTAATGTTCGAGCGCGCTATAGGGTTTGCTCCTTCCGGCGCGTACTGGCGCCACCTGCGTAGGTTAGCTGCAGTCCACATGTTCTCGCCGAAGAGAATTGCCGGACTGGAAGGGCTAAGGCAGCACCTGGTGGACAGAATGGTCGTGAGAGTGGAGAAGGAGATGGAGGAGAGGAGATTTGTGGGTGTGAAAGGAATATTGCAGGAGGGTTCTCTGAATAACATAATTGAGAGTGTTTTTGGTTTAGGGTTAGAGAAGGAGGGTAGTACTGACTTGACGTTGACTCTGCATGCTATGGTCACAGAAGGGTATGACTTAATTTCTAGGTTTAATTTGGAGGACTATTTTCCTCTGAGGTTCTTGGACTTCCATGGTGTGAAGAGGAAGTGTCACAAATTGGCGGCTAAGGTTAAGTGTGTGGTGGGTCAAATTGTGGAGGAAAGAAAAAGAGCAGGAGATTTCAGTGGTCGGAGTGACTTTCTTAGTGCTTTGCTAGCTTTGTCTGTGGAGGATCAATTAAGTGATTCAGACTTGGTTGCTGTTTTGTGGGTAAGTGAATATTTCCTTCAGTTTTATATTATCTTACACATTTTTTCTTATATTCTCATATTTATTTATCGATCAGATAATCATCTAATTTTATCTTCTATCGCTAATCTAAATAATCTTATTGATTATCAATTgtttatgcaaaaaaaaaatttattaatgtTAGTGCAAATAATCTTATTGATTATTGACTGTTTATGCATAAGAAAGTTACAGTGATATTCACTAACATCAACAGTcacgctttttttttttgacagatgCTATTATTCATGTTGCATGTTCAATCATTGATTCAGATATTTTGCCGTATAATTCTAGTGACTTTTGACAGAACCCTAGCTAAACTGTCGACTCATATCCATTCAACCTGggcagaaaaagagaaaagaaaaggcatGTTCAATCAAAGTTATGGCCTGTAGATAACTTAGAATTTGACCAGAATATTCGCTCAATCATAGTTTTCTACCATTTTGATTAAGTTCAACTTATTGATATAGCTAGACAACTAGACAAGCACAATCTGCTGACTGCTATGTTGGTCATGAACACTTTGAGATGTAGTAATGAGATTGCCAATTTTGGCAAAAGGGGAAAGATACTTATATATCTACTGTCCTTCAATCATATCTAATATGGTCCTATATGGGAATCAAGGTTATCAATAAAACAAATAGACAAGGACAGCTGAATCACTAgcctatatatgtatatatgtttatATTTTACATAGTTCGATCTTAGTGCTAATCCACGTTTACATCTCTATAATTATCAATTTTTCATGGGGCTTTAAGATTCGTGGTGGACATGCTCATACTGTTTTATATACTAAGATTTGTTTGCATAGGATTTTTGATATGCTCGGATCAATCAAGTGGTGGTACAAACGTAAGAACTTCCGTTCACAAGTTAAacttttttgtctaatttttttttttttcctttggtgTTTACATTATTTAGGAAATGATATTTCGAGGGACAGACACTGTTGCTATACTTCTTGAATGGATTATGGCAAGGATTGCCCTGCACCAAGACATCCAAGCCAAGGCACAAGAAGAGCTTGATACGATCGTTGGGAATCACAGGCACGTGAGGGATTCTGACCTTTCGAAACTGCCGTATCTTCAGGCCATAGTTAAGGAAGTGCTCCGGGTGCACCCTCCGGGCCCATTATTATCTTGGGCTCGTCTGGCCGTGCATGACGTCCACGTCGACAAGGTCTTTGTTCCGGCCGGCACAACGGCCATGGTCAACATGTGGGCTATAACCCATGACCCGGCCATTTGGAAGGACCCTTGGACTTTCAAGCCTGAGCGGTTCATTGAAGAAGATGTGTCGATAATGGGATCGGACCTTAGGCTTGCGCCCTTTGGTTCGGGCCGTAGGGTATGCCCAGGAAAAGCGCTAGGGTTAGCTACAGTGCACTTGTGGCTTGCAAGGCTTTTGCACCAATTCAAGTGGTTTCCGGCGGAGCCTGTAGACCTTTCGGAGTGCTTAATGCTCTCTATGGAAATGAAGAAACCACTCGTCTGCCGCGTTATCCCGCGTGGCGGCCTTACAAGCCAATGAAGCTAGCTGGCTAGTGAGGAGATCGATTATGAATGAAAAAGGAAATCAAAGACATGATGAATATTAAGATATGCAAAAATATGTACAATATCTAGTGTGACTATGAAGATCGATCTAGATGGTTTGCATGCATAATGTATCTGTAAAATGTTGCTATtttaactatatatataaaagcTGGTTCAGTTTCTGTAATTCCTGCATGCAAGTTTGTCATCTTGTTCTATTGCTAGAAACACTTTCACAAAGATAAATAtcaatgaattttatttttattatcgAGAACCAGATCTGAGCATTCAAATAAGACCTCTTCTCCCACATATTAAAAGCTACATTTATCATGCATGACTTGATGAACTATTATTCAAGAACAAATCAATATATTGATCGATCATCATTTCGTTCGTAGGGAGAATGGCCATTAGTGATTCGCACTGAATCTTGTGTTTATGAAATGGAAAATCATATATCACTCCAGTCTCCAGGCCTGGTCAAAGCCGCCATAGTGCCACTAGCTAGCTACAAACCCTAGATTCATAACTAGAGATAGAGTCGTAAGGACCTGCATGACTTCGCTGCTAGCTAGTCAAGTCAATTTCAACTTGGAGATTATATATTCTTTCGCTGAAACAAAGTAGATCACAAAATCTGCTTTGAATAATTATGTCACCAAAAAGTCGAATAATTTtccatttctgggtttgtttttgcATGCGCCATGAATGCAAAAAATGATTAATGCAGGTGATTAATTATATTGGTATATGTATATACAGAACTCTAGAGGAGATTACATCGAAATCGTTTTCCAACAACTTATATAGTGGAATGATGGATATATTAAGAAAGAGACTTTAGAGAAACAAAGAAGCACCTTCGATCTTCCACTCAGTCATTTCCGAGAAACTAAAGCAGATAGCACCTGGTAATCATCAGGATGGACCAGTAACCAGTTGGACGTGCTAGCTTAAACTGACCCACCACCACAAAACCCAGGCTCAAACTTTGTGACTAATAATGTAAAGCATGCACCTGGTGATAGGATGATAGATCATGACGCTACTGCAGTTTACTTTGCAGCAATATATATAAGAAGATTATAGACAGTGCAGTTTCTCGAAATGGAAAGGAAATTTCTAGGTTCGTGTCACTGTCTTTAATCTTAATCCCAAAGGCATTCTGTTTTCGTTTAGAAGTTGCTGGATTCGGTACGGATTGATGACGAGCTCGGTTGTAAACCATTAACTATAGTTATCTAGCTCGATTAGAGCAAAATGCATGTCTATTTCTTAATTCTCTGTGTGCATTGCATTATTTTGATAGAAACATGAAGGATTGAAGGCTGTGTTTGTTTCCCAGAATCTGGgtattgggaaaggaaagtgtttcctttcctgtgtttgggacagccaaggaagggaaactgattcccaaaggaaaggaaaaagaggaggaaaTTGGTTCCTCCCCTCCCCCCCCTCAGGAACCACTTTCCcaatgaaaaggaaaatgattcctttcctttccacaaACCAAACACAGCCGAAGAGAATATATATGTCTCGCGGACCAACCATATTCCTTAAACTAGTGCATAATTGTGAAGATATTTTAAGCATGTCCTAAAGTTTTGGCTTTGTTAGATCCAAATCTTTAGCTTTAATTTCAAAGGCAAATCACTTTTAACACACCTTTCTTTACGCACAACACTGTATATTCATACTTAACATTGTTCATCTTAATGCTCCACAAATTTAATTGGGACCCCCGTACATGTTGCAATATTTGATTGATGTTGAATTCCTAGCAAAAGaattaagggtttttgcttttaAGAATACAATATAGTTAACTTGTTTATTAATTCTCTGTCTTctgtttttttgttgttgttacaAGGAGGTCTTAAAAAGACCCAAACACAGCAAGACAAGTAGAAAAGCTAAGTTACAGATGTAACAGAAGACCTGGATCTAGAAACTTCACAGAGAGTTTATGTTAAAAATCCAACTAGTTCTTGCAAGTCAGGATGATTATGGAACGGGGTCGGCATCGATGTGGTGCAAGTGATGTAAGTATGTATgtaattaaaaagaaagaaactaatagcttatataaaataaaaatattgtaCTTCATTTTCTCGATTCTTTAAGTTAATTTCGTCTATTCTCTTAATTTTCAATATATTTAGAATTCTAAACCAATATCACAGTGATTCAATCTAAATATCTAATCACTCAATTGATTAGGGTTTATTGGAAAACACCTTATGATAAACTCATTGGCTTTACGAGGTAATTTGATCAAACACTATAACACTACTATTATcaaagggtggttctagttggacctctaaatttgatatttggacctccaatttttttcaattattaatagattttgtcaagtcatatgaaaagacaaataaggacaaaatgagaaaaatgaaaaaaaaaaaaactcttcttaccttccccaaatataacattcaattaaattatttttttttctttcaaaatttccttatattgtcaTAAATtatacctaaaacaattaagtaaaaataataatttctatacatggcccacatttaatacaaaagtaaatttaaaACAATTTGATATGAAATTTCCTTATTATGTTATAGTTATTGCTTGATCTTTCAACCCAAAACCCACGAAATCCTTCATTTAGCAAATTCAAATGAATTCTAAGAACATATgaagatcgagaaccaaccctctgattaattttgctggaggagagatctactcataagagaacaatatcatgtgattttgattcattcttcttctcatggttgaatatagagataaaaagtagagtaacagattattgtatctcatgttcaagggtgttttggtaaaaataagggaCTAAGACCTTTTCaaatattctaaaaagtaaattagaggtgtactaagtataggaggtcaaaataataaatttggaggtctaactagCAAATATTCATTGTAAGCGTTAATTACTTAAAAAGGTATATGTAAGAATATAAGTTATAATAGCATGCAAAAGCCTTTATATATAAGTTATATAAGAATGGATCCATTGAACAAATTATAATGCTCAAGTTGATTTCCAATGTGTAAGGAACTATTTATAAGGATCCAAACTAACCATGCATGCGCGCGTGGCATGGAGCTTATTAAGATAAAGTACATGATCTGCTTATAACTTTATAAGCAAGTGGCTCAAATAGTATTACTTTAGTCTTATTTTACTTTAAATATCCATTCTATAAATTTTAGAGAAAATTTTATGAATGGTACTCCAAGTAATGCCGACTCCGAATTTTAGTATATCAagttccaaaacataaactttggtatATGAGATTTCAAAACTTACCTAATAAACATACATGACGTCGTTAGTGTCGTGCCAGCTGTCGTATTTTTAGGGATAATTTGGTCACTTCAATTTTTTTACTTTGAGCACTCagccttctctcttcttcttacTGTGGgcacccagctctctctctctctctctctctctctctctctctctctctctcctgctTGCACAGTGCAGCGTGCAAGTAGCACCAACGACCTTACAACTGACCGTCGGCCAATCAATCTTCAATCATTACCCATCACCTACACTTCGAATCCAAACACTACAATTCCAATCAAAACAACGCAAACAAATCTGATCAACACTTCAACGATCAATCAAAACAATGCAAACAATTCCGATCAAAACAACGATCGACCGATAAAAAAAACCCAAACGCACTGCAGAATTGACTTGGGATTCTTCATAATTGGGTTCAGATTTCAATTGGGTTTCTTTGGATTTCAGGAGTTGGATTTCAGAATTGGATTTCAAGAGTTGGATTTCAGAATATACCTGGGATGAGGACAATGCTTCTATGGGAGGAAGACGATGACGGTGATGGTGTCGCGTGGTCTCCGGCCTCTTGAACTGGTACTTCTCGTCGTTAGCAGCGGTGGACACAGTAGAGAAGTCGTCAGAGGCCATTACTAAGAAGAAGGGTAGTTGGCGCAATCATCAAGCCAAACTTatcctcttttctctctgtaaaCATGTCATCTACCATTTTTCTCAGTAGTCCCTCTCTACCCAAAATCCTAGGACTCCCAAGTCCCAACCTTTGACCCCTCTGAAATCCCAGAAAGCTTTTTTGGGCAACTTGAACCAAAACCCATTTAAACCCCAATGGCTTTTCCACTGTTACCGAtcattttcatcttcttcttcactatcACTCTCATCACACTTACATTCTCTGTTCCTTTCATCGTTTTTCATGATAATTTCTCTCATCATCTTGTTCTTCCTTATAATTTCATGGGTTTGGGGTAGCAGAgttggtgagagagagagagagagaggaaacccGTTGACAAATGAAAAACCAATTATGTCATTCATTATGTGCGTAATGGCATGTAGACTGACGGAGTCATTAACGTCGTGTACGTATATTGGGTCGAACTTCatatttgatgtaccaaagtttatgttttgaaacTTGATGTACTGAAATTTGGAGTGGGCCTTATTTTGGGTACCATTCATAAAATTTAGAAGTGTGCATTAACGTGGCAATATAtggaaattttgttttcttataaaagaaaattattctTTATATTGGATACATCATGACAATTATAAACGAGCTTATTCAACAAAACATTAttaaaaaggattaaattatgtttagtccctgtagtctgaccattttttcttttcaatcccTGATATTttcatttaatctgaaaagtccctaaagTTACAATTTTCGTCCGATCCGTCCTCACCGTTAACATTCCtatttggctccaattttgttgcagctggtcaacaatatcttttctgcgcgggcgtgccagcaccgttcgagtgcggtcgtcgggggtgtcccttgacctgacttctttcaagcaattgtggacgaggagagcaccaacctcgtcgtgggattctttgtgcctcgtggtgaggacttttgctaatcttcttgcgtcaccaaatcgatactcgatgttgtagatcgagcaaagcgagaaccaccgggaagtagagagaacttgctaaagcgtgactttagcttggctgggttgctagggcgttacccttgcttggctggttctgtaaccgttgtggtcgcggcactaccgtcggctcccgaggagactaggaccgaagcacgttgacagagggtttggtggcactgaaagtcggcttctgagaagactaggactaggagtatgatcaccggtaagagaaagagaaggagaggagttgctcttagagaggtttgctctagagagaacttagatcatcttagagatgttgttgttgaatgtgaatgtgataattaagttgtggtctacagaagccaatttgtggctttattaatcaattcaacttgaagttcttcatatattcttcaaggccaagcggtggctttgatatatgtggagggcacatctacaacccacgttgcatgaatggccagaacaattattctagtggccaagttgtcattcgcaactgtaaatttgagtatcatcaatacaagttaactcttgtttacaattatccagcaagtgaagctcttgatatggagaattcagaccagcaagtggtcgtctataatggtcaatctgtggctaatcctgaaaacaccatgttctatgacatggtagttggcgacaaagccgatcttgaaacatcttcatctccaaaagtgcaattgaagatcatgcttagTCAAccaaccaatctgaagcctggcatttttgttgcagaactccagaaggacgaaacaaggggttgcctaagattacgccatgaggcctaacccaggcttaagattacgccataaagcctaaaatttagaggctaaaggtcatttcatgaggggaaaatttgtgaagaaggagaaaaagaagcaaggattgaaaggccatttctcgaatatttcagaaaagttgttgtgagtattcccttcctgaaatacaactatttcatttggttagtctgccacccctccttccttgtctagctcggtttttcctagccgaagtaggaaaatatgttaaagttgacttgtcatacttccatagtaggctttatttagcctctaaatatatatttcgagcttgtcgacaatatatagcttgagccactgacattggctcaatttctccaagacatgccttgtcaggccaaaatgttcattttgggtccaaacaattcCGTCAAATCAGACCGTTAAGTTGCTGATGTGGCACTCAAAGGTACACCAGCTCAGCAGTTTGCATGCCATGTAACTAGCAaattgtccaatataccccGAAAAACCCCATTCTTAAACCCAACCTCTCTCTCGCATACACTTCGCTGTGAAACCCGATCAGAGGATAAACTATTGTCCTCCTTTCAATTTTCGCTTCCACAAATCCTTAGCACATTTGAATCCAATGTCAGGTTAAAGATTTCATTCAACCCAAACAGAAAGATCGTACATTACAATAGTATCAATTCAACACAAGACTAATTAATTCAAAAACCCTATTAACAACACAAATCTGGGTTTCGATCTAAGTCATCAGGAACTGAAATTTCACAACACCAATTTCATATGGAAACTAGGTCAAGCAAGCAAATTTGAgcaaaaatttcaaaaagaaacataatcaaACCTTGGGGAGTTGAGTAAGAGAGGATTTTGCGGAGTTTAGAGGGCAAAGTGTCGATTTGAGAACGATCCGGCTCCGCCGTTCTCCGGGATCCGCTAAGAGACGACGGAGGGAGGTGGCCTCAGTATACTCATCAATGATGCCGATCAAGGTCACAACCGGGAGTAAACCATCTTGGTCAGCGTATAGATCCCCAATCTCCATATATAGCCAAGTCCTTGTAGCCGTATGTACCCAAATTGTCGAACATCTTGAGAAAACTCTTGAAAAAGCCTTCACTGGTGTTCCTAACATTGTCAAAAACTTCTGGCAAGTCATCGATGGATCCCAGTCAATATTACCTTAATGGTACTAAACAAAGCTAATTCATATAAATTCTGGGTAAAAGGGATTATTCGCTAATAAAATCCAAACAATCAACTTTTGTTTTGCTAATTACCAAAAGATCAACCAGAATATTCAAGCTCAAAGATTTATTCTCATACCTAAAGATCAACCAGAATATTCAATTTTTGACTTCAGTAACAGCTCCATGCTCTCTCCAATCAAAATCCTCAGGCAGATTCTCGGTAGGCAGAATCGGCGCCGTGTTGGCATCGGTCGGCAGCCTCAGCCCTCTGAGCCCCAAATGGCTGCTCCTGAACTCGGCCGGAGTCAAATAAGAGAACCGAGTCACACCATGTTGGGCCGTGGGGTCCATTCGCTGGTAACTACTCAGAGATTAGTGGTGCTCGGCTCCGAGCATCTGTTCGCCGTCATGATCGTGGTGGTGGTGAGGGGCTTCATCACCGCCGTCCACGACTTGACGGATCAACGGATCGCCGCCGTCCACATCGGCGCGAGctaggaagaagaggaagagagagagaattcgatCCATCTTGAGAAACTGGTAGCTATGCGAGGAGAAGATCGATATGGGTCTCGATCTGCGTGTCGAGGCGGGAGGCAAGGCGGAGGCGGCCTCGTGGAGGTGGAGTATTTGGGGGTGTTCATTTGAGAGAGGCAGAGGTGAACAGAAGGAGAGAAATCGAGagatggtgaagaagaagagataaaattacaaaataataaaGGGCATGGATAATATGGACATTTCGCAATTGGAAAGGCTTACGTGGCGCTGAGTTGGGGTTGActttaatgccacgtcagcctaCAAACGGAGCAATTGGACAGAGTGTACCGATCAGACGAAAATTGTGACCTTAGggactttttagattaaatgaaaatgtcagggactgaaacgaggacAGAgtcagagtacagggactaaacaaaatttaatcctaaaaataTTGTTATTTTAGAGGGCATATCTCTCGAGTTTTGGACCAAAGAGATAAACTTCAAAATGTTACAATGTCGGTCATGATAGTTGGAATTTCTTTGAAAATAATGAAATTTTTGTAATTTTCCTTTATGTATAttaattattttcaatatatattcAAAACTAGTATTTGCGTACCTATATTTACCGATATTTCAATAAACACCTGAATTTTCATCAAAAATTTTGTAAACCTAAACAACCAAAATTTTGAACCTTGATCGGAACACGCCCTGGGCCGCCGGAAAGGTTTGGGCCTCTATTATTCCCAAATCACTTTATTAAACATCATAAGCAAAacttgaaagaaagaaaaaatcatgTTCAACCCATAATTGAGTGTTGGTGTGGGCGTACTGAACAGAAACCCGATTTACTAAGACGGGTCAGTTGGCCCAAACATGAAAGTGGGCATTTTATTTTAGGATAAGTGAGGATGTGAAAGAGGTGGCTGgttcaattttcaaaatttcaaaaagatTCTCTCAACGAGGAATTATTTCAAACGTAATTATATTTTTGAAACAGTCCCTCAAACTTTTGAAATTTAAACAACCCACCCGAAATATATGGCTTAATTGTACTTTAGCTTTAGTTTGCCGTGGgctttcttttcattcttttctaaTTGGTCCTACTCGGATTATTTTGCTCGTAAGTTTTGATATTTAATGCGGTATTATCACTTAAGTAGTCCTAGTTTCTAAATTCTAACTATACTTCGGACTTGCTATGAATATTTACGTGTAAGTTTATGGTCTCTAATTTTAACTCTAAATTAGGATGATAGTATATTGAAATACGTCAAGAAGTTGATATTGAGTATTTGACAGTTTATTGTTCATGAACATGAGTATTCTGATTAGCAATGATGAAGTTCATCAAAAGTTGATCAGTCGTTTTAAGATTAGACCCCATATGTTAAATACTAAATAAGAGAGTACTGCTCGTTAAAACTATAAATAATCGATTAAGGAATACATCAACATCCCTACATACGAGAGAATTAAGAATGAGCTCACAACTCATGTACTTATTCATGAACAATAAGAAGCGCTTACTAATTTATCCATCAAATTAGGAGTTAAACTCTTTGTATGTTTAACTTCCCGCTTTAATTTATTTGAACAAATTCAACACCCCACACATTATTatttgaaaaatataaatataccAATtacatttattattttttctaaaAGAAGAACACTCAAAATACATTTATTATGTTTGTTCCTATGTTGATTGAGTTAGAATGTAGGCACTTCACTTAAACAAGGCTTCAGTTTCACGTTTTattcattttgttttatttctaatGAAACAACAAGTGTGATGACTTAATCT
Coding sequences within:
- the LOC133709407 gene encoding cytochrome P450 78A5-like, whose amino-acid sequence is MKLFIIANLSILLFWFGASTLTLTLLSFFFYVFLFVLNHYLVPGGSAWSGYRHALKLRGPVGWPVLGSISDQMSALAHRKLAGMAASLDAKRLMVYSLGTRTRVIISSHPETAKQILGGSSFSDRPIKQSARALMFERAIGFAPSGAYWRHLRRLAAVHMFSPKRIAGLEGLRQHLVDRMVVRVEKEMEERRFVGVKGILQEGSLNNIIESVFGLGLEKEGSTDLTLTLHAMVTEGYDLISRFNLEDYFPLRFLDFHGVKRKCHKLAAKVKCVVGQIVEERKRAGDFSGRSDFLSALLALSVEDQLSDSDLVAVLWEMIFRGTDTVAILLEWIMARIALHQDIQAKAQEELDTIVGNHRHVRDSDLSKLPYLQAIVKEVLRVHPPGPLLSWARLAVHDVHVDKVFVPAGTTAMVNMWAITHDPAIWKDPWTFKPERFIEEDVSIMGSDLRLAPFGSGRRVCPGKALGLATVHLWLARLLHQFKWFPAEPVDLSECLMLSMEMKKPLVCRVIPRGGLTSQ